The Terriglobales bacterium sequence CGTCACCAGGAAGGGTCCGCGGGTGTTGGTGGCGAACATCTCGTCCCACTGCGCCACCGTGATCCTGTCGAAGTCCACGGTGGCGTAGGTGCCGGCGTTGTTGACCAGCACGTCCAGCCCGCCCAATTCGCGGCGCAGTTCTTTGATCGCCGCCAGCACGCTCTTCTCCTCGCGGACGTCGCAGCGCAGGCCCAGCGCCCGCACTCCCAGCGAGGCCAGGTCGGTCACCGTGTGCCGCGCCTCCCGCTCCGAGCCCAGGTAGGTGATGGCCACGTCGGCGCCCGCCCGCGCCAGGGTGAGCGCGATCTCGCGCCCGATGCGCTTGGCTCCCCCCGTCACCAGGACGGCCTTCCCCTTGAGTTCCGTCATGGCAGGCATTGTACCAACCGTGTGGCACAGCCGCCCCGGCTGTGCCCCTCGCCCTTCTTCATTTCTCTGTGCCTCTGTGTCTCGGTGGTGAAGAAGTTTGCTATCATGCGCCATGGCCGCGTCCCGCCAGGTCGTGCTCTACACCCGCCGGGGCTGCCACTTGTGCGAGATCGTCAAGGAGAGCCTCAACAAGCTGGAGCGCCGCGGCGGCTTCACCTGGCAGGAAGTGGACGTGGACTCCGACGACGCCCTCCGCCGCCGCTTCACCGACGAGGTTCCGGTGGTCTTCATCGACGGGCGCAAA is a genomic window containing:
- a CDS encoding SDR family NAD(P)-dependent oxidoreductase; the encoded protein is MTELKGKAVLVTGGAKRIGREIALTLARAGADVAITYLGSEREARHTVTDLASLGVRALGLRCDVREEKSVLAAIKELRRELGGLDVLVNNAGTYATVDFDRITVAQWDEMFATNTRGPFLVT
- a CDS encoding glutaredoxin family protein encodes the protein MAASRQVVLYTRRGCHLCEIVKESLNKLERRGGFTWQEVDVDSDDALRRRFTDEVPVVFIDGRKAFKYRMDERDFLRRLQG